The following are encoded together in the Candidatus Bandiella woodruffii genome:
- a CDS encoding IS6 family transposase → MFKVDPKLMKYFKNHEYGAEIIMVSLYMKGRYSLSYREIEEIGGLRGLNIDHATLQRWVVKFMPILEGRFRKRKKPVNGSWRMDETYIKVKGKWVYLYRAVDKYGDTIDFMLRAKRDKRAAKAFFRKAIKSSGQPIKVNIDKSGSNTSALNSINKPLSKEDQIEIRHNKYLNNRIEGDHRFVKKRTRPMLGFKSFRSAARTIAGIELLHMIKKGQLADNDNYNSDFDKFLSLTA, encoded by the coding sequence ATGTTTAAAGTAGACCCAAAATTAATGAAGTATTTTAAGAACCATGAATATGGCGCAGAAATCATTATGGTATCGCTGTATATGAAAGGAAGATATTCTTTAAGTTACAGAGAGATAGAAGAGATAGGCGGGTTGAGAGGACTCAACATAGATCACGCCACTCTACAAAGATGGGTAGTAAAGTTTATGCCAATACTTGAAGGAAGATTCAGAAAAAGAAAAAAGCCAGTCAACGGCAGCTGGAGAATGGACGAGACATATATCAAGGTTAAAGGTAAATGGGTCTATTTGTATAGAGCAGTTGATAAATACGGGGATACCATAGATTTTATGCTAAGAGCAAAAAGAGATAAAAGGGCAGCTAAAGCGTTTTTCAGGAAAGCAATTAAATCTAGTGGCCAGCCTATAAAGGTTAATATAGATAAAAGTGGCTCTAATACTTCTGCTTTGAATTCGATCAATAAGCCATTATCTAAAGAAGACCAAATAGAAATTAGGCATAACAAATATCTAAACAATAGGATAGAAGGCGATCACAGATTTGTAAAGAAACGAACTAGACCGATGCTTGGTTTCAAATCCTTTAGAAGTGCCGCCAGGACTATTGCAGGAATAGAGCTCTTGCACATGATTAAAAAAGGACAACTTGCTGACAATGACAATTATAATTCTGACTTTGATAAATTTCTTTCACTAACTGCTTAA
- a CDS encoding IS1 family transposase, whose product MAFCRFKKNKLWIWKAYSRELKRVVAWVVGKRNVTTFRKLWKIISRDNCTYYTDDWSVYSEVIPRHQHVVGKQHTLSIESNNSNTRHRIARMTRKTKVVSKSEEVVDLTIKLWVHFEDNNNFLSEQGNFISIFG is encoded by the coding sequence GTGGCATTTTGTAGATTCAAAAAAAACAAATTATGGATATGGAAAGCCTATAGTAGGGAGCTCAAGAGAGTTGTTGCCTGGGTGGTTGGTAAGCGTAACGTTACAACCTTTAGAAAATTGTGGAAAATCATAAGTAGAGATAATTGCACTTATTACACAGACGATTGGTCTGTTTATTCAGAGGTTATACCTCGCCATCAACATGTTGTTGGCAAACAACATACACTCTCAATTGAGTCCAATAACTCAAACACAAGGCACAGAATTGCAAGAATGACCAGAAAAACAAAGGTAGTTTCAAAATCTGAAGAAGTTGTCGATCTTACGATTAAGCTCTGGGTACATTTTGAGGATAACAATAATTTCCTAAGTGAGCAGGGCAATTTTATATCTATCTTTGGCTAA